From one Rhodoferax sp. PAMC 29310 genomic stretch:
- a CDS encoding Fur family transcriptional regulator produces MAPLLPSTDPIDALLSAHGLRRTAAARQVLGWLLAHPDTSYTHAQLQVALADDEEAALDRVTLYRLIDRLTQVGLLLCRVDSQRVRRYQAMPTSVHAIPHFECQSCHRDSPLAGALKASANDLEKAAQTALETLEALGYKGMSMDFAVRGVCVDCASGAAVPNTPTGADA; encoded by the coding sequence ATGGCCCCCTTGCTCCCATCCACAGATCCGATTGATGCGCTGCTGTCTGCCCACGGCCTGCGCCGCACGGCCGCCGCACGCCAGGTGCTGGGCTGGCTGCTGGCTCACCCGGACACCAGCTACACCCACGCCCAGTTGCAGGTCGCACTGGCCGACGACGAAGAGGCCGCGCTGGACCGGGTGACCCTTTACCGGCTGATTGACCGGTTGACCCAAGTGGGCCTGCTGCTGTGCCGGGTGGACAGCCAGCGGGTGCGCCGCTACCAGGCCATGCCCACCAGCGTGCACGCCATCCCCCACTTTGAATGCCAAAGCTGTCACCGCGACAGCCCGCTGGCCGGTGCGCTCAAGGCCAGTGCCAACGACCTGGAAAAGGCTGCTCAAACCGCGCTGGAAACATTGGAGGCACTGGGCTACAAGGGCATGAGCATGGACTTTGCCGTGCGCGGCGTGTGTGTGGATTGCGCCTCCGGCGCTGCGGTGCCAAACACGCCGACGGGTGCCGACGCATGA